The Chloroflexota bacterium DNA segment CCCCGCTTCGGCGGGTCACCAACGACCAGGACCGCGTCGAAGTCGACGCGGAGAATCTGGCGGACATGGTCGACGCCATGGAGGAACAGTTCCCCGGCATCAAGGAGCGCCTGATCGACGAGACCGGCGGCCTCCGGCACTTTGTGAACATCTACGTGAACGGCGAGGACGTCCAGTTCCTCCAGGGCCTCGAAACCGCCATCAAGGCCTCGGACGAGGTCAGCATCGTGCCAGCGGTAGCCGGCGGGTAGGCCGGCCCCTTCCCCACCCCCGTCCTTGTAGGAGACGCCACAGAGGTCTGCTGATTATGCAGAGCAATGAAGATACAGCCATAAGGGCGGCGCAAGACCAGAACGCTGCTGCATTTGAGGAACAGCGCGCTGACTTGGAGCTGGAATCCCCTGGCTTGTGGGCCCTCTTTCATAATGGGCGGCTTGTCAACACGTACGATACCCAGCAATTTGCCATAGAAAGCGCAGAGCGACGATTTGGCCCGGGACCGCACTTTGTCACGCAAATTGCTGAGGAACCGGAAGCGGCTCTGGACACCGAAGATCCTGCGGACGAGGAGAA contains these protein-coding regions:
- a CDS encoding MoaD family protein; this encodes MGVTVRIPAPLRRVTNDQDRVEVDAENLADMVDAMEEQFPGIKERLIDETGGLRHFVNIYVNGEDVQFLQGLETAIKASDEVSIVPAVAGG